A region from the Cryptococcus gattii WM276 chromosome H, complete sequence genome encodes:
- a CDS encoding DNA-directed RNA polymerase, putative (Similar to TIGR gene model, INSD accession AAW45411.1) — translation MKQQYGDKKGADWYSKGVKTVEDKWQLLPAFLKVKGLVKQHLDSFNYFVNVDIKAILAANSLVISDINPKYYIRYTDIRVGRPARHDANQVASALSPMECRLTDSTYSAPIYVDVEYMGEEKRSKQRGVQIGMLPVMLRSDLCNLKGKNEAELARMGECPMDPGGYFVVKGTEKVILVQEQLSKNRILVMKDKKDEVMAEVTSSTHDRVVKTYVVSKANRLYLRHNSFKEFIPIVIALKAMGLTADKEILQLICGSDERYQEAFGVSLEEAAKEKTFTRRQALEWIGARVSPNQAKDDSGSNQKLTPSDIAQQALAAMVLGHVPVRNMNFRPKCIYLATMTRRVLMAMIDDHMVDDRDYVGNKRLELAGQLLSLLFEDSFKTFNSELKKRMDKILEKPNRAGPFDAGTLIRQGGDPITQAFVRSISTGNWSLKRFHVERAGVTHVLSRLSFIAALGMMTRISSQFEKTRKVSGPRALQPSQWGMLCPSDTPEGEACGLVKNLALMTHITTDVPEAPLVKMAFMLGVEDISLVTGNELYRPGVHMVQVNGTLIGVTNMAKKFVRQFRKLRRAGRMSEFVSIFINHHHKIIYIASDGGRICRPMIIVEKGRSRVTTEHVRLLKEGKVTFDHFLRAGLVEYLDVNEENDAFIACYENEIEEGTTHLEIEPFTILGAVAGLIPYPHHNQSPRNTYQCAMGKQAIGAIAYNQLNRIDTLLYLMTYPQQPMVKTKTIELIGYNKLPAGQNATVAVMSYSGYDIEDALILNRASVDRGFGRCHVLKKVTTPMRTFHNGSHERTAYPDPPPRPDAYTFVDKADGMTAPGATINQYDVMIHRETPIDTRGGGADTQLYKPMPVTHKTPEPILVDKVMLTEGEDGALIKILTRQTRRPELGDKFSSRHGQKGVCGLIVPQADMPFNDQGIVPDIIMNPHGFPSRMTVGKMIELLSGKAGVIAGKLQYGTAFGGSKVVDMSQILIDNGFSYGGKDMLTSGITGQPMEAYVYFGPIYYQKLKHMVMDKMHARPTGPRANLTRQPTEGRSKDGGLRLGEMERDCLIGYGATQLLLERLMISSDAFETQVCESCGMLGYNNWCPKCKSGNGVVGLTIPYAAKLLIQELMGMNIMPKLCLEDTV, via the exons ATGAAGCAGCAATATGGAGATAAAAAGGGCGCTGATTGGTATTCCAAGGGTGTGAAGACTGTCGAA GATAAATGGCAGCTTCTCCCAGCCTTCCTCAAAGTAAAAGGTCTTGTCAAGCAGCATCTTGACTCCTTTAATTACTTTGTCAATGTCGACATCAAAGCTATTCTTGCCGCCAACTCCCTTGTCATTTCAGATATCAACCCCAAGTATTACATCCGGTATACCGACATCCGTGTAGGGCGTCCAGCACGGCATGATGCTAATCAAGTAGCTTCTGCTCTATCACCGATGGAATGTCGATTAACCGACTCGACATATAGTGCCCCGATCTATGTGGATGTGGAATACAtgggagaggagaagagaagcAAGCAGAGAGGTGTGCAGATCGGCATGTTGCCAGTGATGTTAAGGAGTGATTTGTGTAACCTCAAGGGGAAGAATGAAGCGGAGTTAGCGAGAATGGGGGAGTGTCCGATGGATCCGGGAGGATATTTCGTTGTCAAGGGAACGGAAAAGGTCATATTGGTGCAAGAACAGTTGAGCAAGAATCGTATCTTGGTAATGAAAGACAAAAAGGACGAGGTGATGGCTGAAGTTACATC CTCAACACATGATCGAGTTGTCAAAACTTATGTCGTCAGTAAAGCCAACCGTCTCTATCTCCGACACAATTCTTTCAAAGAATTCATCCCTATTGTCATCGCCCTCAAGGCTATGGGTCTTACTGCCGACAAGGAAATCCTCCAACTCATCTGTGGTTCCGACGAGCGATATCAGGAAGCCTTTGGTGTTTCCCTCGAAGAAGCAGCCAAGGAGAAGACTTTTACCCGCCGTCAAGCACTCGAATGGATTGGTGCCAGAGTATCTCCCAACCAGGCAAAGGATGACAGCGGATCCAACCAAAAGCTTACTCCAAGCGATATCGCCCAACAGGCTCTCGCTGCAATGGTTCTTGGCCATGTTCCTGTGCGAAACATGAACTTCCGACCCAAGTGCATCTACCTCGCCACCATGACGCGAAGGGTTCTCATGGCCATGATTGACGACCATATGGTTGATGATCGAGATTATGTTGGTAACAAGCGTCTAGAACTTGCCGGTCAGCTTTTGTCTTTGCTCTTTGAAGATTCTTTCAAAACGTTCAACAGTGAGCTTAAAAAGCGAATGGACAAAATTCTGGAAAAGCCCAACCGTGCCGGTCCCTTCGATGCGGGGACCCTGATTCGTCAAGGTGGTGATCCGATCACTCAGGCGTTTGTCCGTTCCATCTCCACCGGCAACTGGTCGCTCAAGCGATTCCACGTAGAGCGTGCAGGTGTCACCCACGTCTTGTCCCGTTTATCCTTCATTGCCGCATTGGGTATGATGACTCGTATCTCTTCCCAATTCGAAAAGACACGTAAAGTCTCTGGTCCTCGTGCTCTTCAACCAAGTCAGTGGGGTATGCTCTGTCCATCCGATACGCCTGAAGGTGAAGCGTGTGGTCTTGTCAAGAACTTGGCTCTTATGACTCACATTACTACCGACGTTCCTGAAGCTCCCTTGGTTAAGATGGCCTTCATGCTTGGTGTTGAGGATATCTCCCTTGTTACAGGTAACGAACTCTACCGGCCAGGAGTGCACATGGTGCAGGTGAATGGTACGCTCATCGGTGTGACGAACATGGCGAAGAAATTTGTGAGGCAGTTCAGAAAGTTAAGGCGAGCGGGGAGGATGTCAGAGTTTGTTTCGATCTTTATTAACCACCACCACAAGATCATATACATTGCAAGTGATGGTGGAAGAATTTGTCGACCGATGATTATTGTTGAGAAGGGGAGATCACGGGTAACAACGGAGCATGTGAGGCTTTTGAAAGAGGGCAAGGTCACTTTCGACCATTTCCTCCGCGCAGGTTTGGTGGAATACCTCGATGTCAACGAGGAGAATGACGCTTTCATCGCATGTTACGAAAATGAGATCGAAGAAGGAACAACGCATCTAGAAATCGAGCCGTTTACCATTCTCGGTGCTGTCGCTGGTTTGATTCCTTACCCTCACCACAACCAGTCTCCTCGAAACACTTATCAATGTGCGATGGGTAAACAAGCTATTGGCGCCATCGCATACAACCAGCTTAACCGTATTGACACTTTGCTGTATCTCATGACATACCCTCAACAGCCCATGGTCAAAACCAAGACGATCGAGCTGATCGGCTATAACAAACTACCCGCCGGTCAGAATGCCACGGTCGCTGTCATGTCCTACTCTGGATACGACATCGAAGATGCTTTAATTCTCAATCGTGCGAGCGTAGACCGAGGTTTTGGTCGATGTCACGTTCTCAAGAAGGTGACAACGCCAATGCGAACATTCCATAATGGTTCACATGAACGTACCGCTTACCCCGACCCTCCTCCTCGACCCGACGCATATACTTTTGTCGATAAGGCCGATGGAATGACCGCGCCCGGTGCTACTATTAACCAATATGACGTGATGATCCACCGAGAAACCCCTATCGATACTcgtggtggtggtgcagATACGCAATTGTACAAGCCAATGCCTGTCACCCACAAGACTCCTGAACCGATCTTAGTCGACAAGGTGATGTTAACAGAAGGCGAGGATGGCGCGTTGATCAAGATCTTGACGAGGCAAACTCGAAGACCAGAACTGGGCGACAAGTTTTCTTCGCGACATGGTCAAAAAGGTGTTTGTGGTTTGATCGTGCCCCAGGCAGATATGCCGTTCAATGATCAAGGTATTGTACCTGATATTATCATGAATCCTCACGGTTTCCCCTCTCGAAT GACTGTTGGAAAAATGATTGAGCTCCTTTCTGGTAAAGCCGGTGTCATCGCCGGTAAACTCCAATACGGTACTGCATTTGGTGGTTCCAAGGTCGTCGACATGTCGCAGATCCTTATCGACAACGGTTTCTCGTATGGGGGTAAGGATATGTTAACCAGCGGTATCACCGGTCAGCCAATGGAGGCCTACGTCTACTTTGGACCTATCTATTATCAGAAGCTTAAG CACATGGTCATGGACAAAATGCATGCTCGACCTACTGGCCCTAGGGCTAATCTTACTCGTCAGCCTACTGAAGGTCGTTCGAAGGACGGTGGTCTTCGTCTAGGTGAAATGGAGCGTGATTGTTTGATTGGTTATGGTGCCACTCAGCTTTTATTGGAACGTCTTATGATCTCCTCTGATGCGTTTGAGACACAAGTCTGTGAGAGCTGTGGTATGTTAGGATACAATAACTGGTGTCCCAAATGTAAGAGTGGTAATGGGGTTGTGGGATTGACCATTCCTTATGCGGCCAAACTGTTGATCCAGGAA CTAATGGGGATGAACATCATGCCCAAGCTTTGTTTGGAAGATACTGTCTAG
- a CDS encoding uncharacterized protein (Similar to TIGR gene model, INSD accession AAW45409.1), producing the protein MASASGYNHHRFARAVLKKSRKWEPSLTVQLFSNHWRFENSPLNFQYDGPMKPFLLAIRSQVIPASLIPFLYDIQPPISFVDGCLVVELQDYRRSPESRSRVVMRPAAETLAQTIDVMLERKGHGWDEQLAMELESRIITATSPPLYLGTSIMATRNATLALALTSPAHPNLSADGALRQPMAMESDAQSSLEKMRKLIAAGSRAGAGAAPFQPDWLVLRAKEQYEAVRLHRERGGFLPQGSQGPAPSTAGEEAPRPPAVDDKKKKGKKRPNVEEEEKPKSKKKKKQPAASSAAAASDAADGEKKKPPAKKEKGAAAEKKKKVEKKKD; encoded by the exons ATGGCCAGCGCTTCGGGGTACAACCATCATCGCTTTGCCCGCGCTGTGCTTAAAAAATCACGAAAATGGGAGCCGTCATTGACCGTTCAGCTCTTTTCGAATCACTGGAGGTTTGAAAACTCTCCTCTCAACTTCCAATACGATGGTCCTATGAAG CCGTTCCTCCTAGCCATTCGTTCCCAAGTCATTCCTGCTTCCCTTATCCCCTTCCTTTATGATATCCAACCACCCATCTCATTTGTAGACGGATGTCTCGTAGTTGAGCTCCAAGACTACCGTCGGTCACCGGAATCTCGCTCTCGAGTAGTTATGCGTCCAGCAGCGGAAACATTAGCGCAAACAATTGATGTGATGCTAGAGCGTAAAGGGCACGGCTGGGACGAACAACTGGCGATGGAACTGGAATCGCGGATAATCACGGCAACATCCCCCCCTTTGTATCTCGGTACAAGCATTATGGCAACACGAAATGCTACATTGGCACTAGCTTTAACCTCACCTGCTCACCCCAATCTTTCTGCTGATGGCGCTTTGCGCCAGCCGATGGCGATGGAATCGGATGCACAATCGTCTCTGGAGAAAATGCGGAAGCTCATTGCAGCAGGCTCGAGGGCCGGTGCGGGTGCTGCGCCTTTCCAGCCGGATTGGCTGGTATTGAGGGCAAAGGAACAGTATGAAGCTGTAAGGCTTCATAGGGAACGAGGTGGATTCTTGCCCCAAGGATCTCAAGGGCCTGCACCTAGTACTGCGGGAGAAGAGGCACCCAGACCTCCAGCTGTCGAtgacaagaagaagaaggggaagaaaCGTCCAAATGtagaggaggaggaaaaaccaaagtcaaagaagaagaagaagcagccGGCTGCGTCATCTGCAGCCGCTGCCAGTGATGCTGCTgatggagagaagaagaaaccTCCGGccaaaaaagaaaagggagCGGCAGcggagaaaaagaaaaaggtagaaaagaaaaaggatTAG